A DNA window from uncultured Methanoregula sp. contains the following coding sequences:
- a CDS encoding DUF169 domain-containing protein, with product MTYEEIGKEFIGLLGLKGSPVAVKLAKTPADIPPGYQKIGTKSRHCQIVQDARLKGMTGYATREEHLCKGGAAVMGIEPSPEIVADGTTYQKLGNFKTVEGAVETVHAIPKLDESYYASVYAPLEKAEFDPDVVVFVVTPRQALRLSQAYIHTTGGRISSDYSGIQSLCADAVVAVRQRGVPNMTLGCNGSRKYSGIAEDEVILGFPPKDLGAMVEALKTFRQKWG from the coding sequence ATGACCTACGAAGAAATCGGAAAGGAATTTATCGGGCTTCTCGGGCTGAAAGGGAGCCCGGTTGCAGTAAAACTTGCAAAAACCCCTGCTGACATCCCCCCGGGATACCAGAAGATCGGAACGAAAAGCCGGCACTGCCAGATCGTACAGGATGCACGGCTCAAGGGCATGACCGGGTACGCAACCCGGGAGGAGCATCTCTGCAAAGGCGGTGCTGCCGTCATGGGAATCGAGCCATCCCCGGAGATCGTGGCTGACGGTACAACCTACCAGAAGCTCGGGAATTTCAAAACCGTTGAAGGAGCTGTTGAGACGGTCCATGCTATCCCGAAGCTTGACGAGTCCTATTACGCCTCGGTCTATGCTCCCCTCGAGAAGGCGGAGTTCGACCCCGATGTCGTGGTATTCGTCGTGACCCCCCGGCAGGCGCTCCGCCTGTCGCAGGCCTATATTCATACCACCGGGGGCCGGATCTCCAGCGATTACTCCGGCATCCAGTCGCTCTGTGCCGATGCGGTTGTCGCTGTCCGGCAGCGCGGCGTCCCGAATATGACGCTCGGGTGCAACGGGTCCCGGAAATATTCCGGCATTGCCGAAGACGAGGTGATCCTCGGGTTCCCGCCAAAGGATCTCGGTGCCATGGTCGAAGCTCTCAAAACCTTCCGCCAGAAGTGGGGATAA
- a CDS encoding HepT-like ribonuclease domain-containing protein — protein sequence MLRHEIRKYFFDIAASCDLIAQFTAEKTLADYQNDPLLRSGVERQFEIIGEALSQAIRHDPAVAELISNTSRIISFRNRLIHGYATVADNVVWGVLETNLPVLTQEVKALLESKDG from the coding sequence ATGCTGCGGCATGAGATCCGGAAATATTTTTTCGATATCGCGGCGTCATGCGATCTGATCGCGCAATTTACTGCCGAAAAAACGCTTGCCGATTACCAGAACGACCCGCTTCTTCGATCAGGTGTCGAGCGCCAGTTCGAGATCATCGGGGAAGCTCTCAGTCAGGCAATCCGGCATGATCCTGCTGTTGCAGAGTTGATCAGCAACACATCACGAATTATCTCGTTCCGAAACCGGCTTATTCATGGGTATGCTACGGTCGCAGACAATGTTGTGTGGGGCGTTCTTGAAACCAACCTGCCCGTGCTCACGCAAGAAGTGAAAGCCCTTTTAGAATCAAAAGACGGATGA
- a CDS encoding 3'-5' exonuclease — protein MVLLFIDTETTGLPKFFSTDPTKKWPRVVQLAWALYDNDGNCECLNSFIIYPTDFSIPSDSARIHGITTERAKAEGVSLHKVLPQFNYDVDRATTVIAHNLAFDLPIVHTEFTRCRLATNLLEKEQFCTMKPREIVAWCKIPKASGNGYKWPKLNELHLQLFGTEFEGSHDAGADVEACARCYFELRKRGIIG, from the coding sequence ATGGTGCTCCTCTTCATCGACACCGAGACCACCGGCCTCCCGAAATTCTTCTCAACAGATCCCACAAAAAAATGGCCACGAGTAGTCCAGCTGGCTTGGGCATTATACGACAATGACGGCAACTGCGAATGCTTGAACAGTTTCATCATTTACCCGACGGACTTCTCTATTCCTTCGGACTCTGCCAGGATTCACGGGATCACGACCGAGCGGGCGAAAGCGGAAGGGGTGTCGCTCCACAAAGTGCTCCCGCAGTTCAATTATGATGTCGACCGGGCGACGACCGTCATTGCCCACAACCTGGCTTTCGATCTGCCGATCGTCCATACTGAATTCACCCGGTGCCGGCTTGCAACAAACCTCCTGGAGAAAGAACAGTTCTGCACCATGAAACCCCGGGAAATTGTTGCGTGGTGCAAAATTCCCAAGGCCTCCGGGAACGGGTACAAATGGCCGAAACTGAACGAACTGCATCTGCAGTTGTTCGGTACGGAATTTGAAGGCAGCCATGATGCCGGTGCCGATGTGGAAGCCTGCGCCCGGTGTTATTTCGAGCTGAGGAAGAGAGGAATTATCGGGTAG
- a CDS encoding phosphoribosylanthranilate isomerase, with product MMKNCVQVAGIIDRREADLLTACGVEYLGFPLRLPVHTEDIADADAAEIIRSLAPPHKGVLITYLHTAKEIQALCHYLGAVHVQVHGDISLEEMRSLKEKNPDLQIIKSLVIRRDNAEALKKAVKMFSPYVLAFITDTYDPVSGASGATGKTHDWNISRSLVEISQRPVILAGGLNPGNVRQAIRHVQPAGVDVHTGVEDRWGRKDKNLVAAFVAEAQAGFEETAVL from the coding sequence ATGATGAAAAATTGTGTTCAGGTTGCCGGCATTATCGACCGGAGAGAAGCGGACTTATTGACCGCATGCGGTGTTGAATATCTGGGATTTCCCCTCCGGCTCCCGGTACATACGGAAGATATCGCAGATGCCGATGCAGCCGAAATAATCCGGTCGCTTGCGCCACCCCACAAGGGAGTGTTAATCACCTACCTGCATACGGCAAAAGAAATTCAGGCATTATGCCACTACCTGGGGGCAGTCCATGTCCAGGTGCATGGCGATATTTCCCTTGAGGAAATGCGTTCCCTGAAAGAGAAAAACCCGGATCTTCAGATAATAAAAAGCCTGGTCATCCGCAGGGATAACGCGGAAGCCCTGAAAAAAGCGGTAAAAATGTTCAGCCCGTACGTGCTCGCGTTCATCACCGATACGTACGATCCGGTATCCGGGGCAAGCGGGGCAACGGGAAAAACCCACGACTGGAATATCAGCCGGTCCCTGGTGGAAATTTCACAAAGACCGGTTATCCTTGCCGGGGGATTGAATCCGGGGAATGTCCGGCAGGCAATTCGCCATGTCCAACCGGCGGGGGTCGATGTCCACACGGGTGTCGAAGACCGGTGGGGCCGCAAAGACAAAAACCTGGTTGCAGCATTTGTTGCGGAAGCACAAGCGGGATTTGAGGAGACCGCGGTTCTCTAA
- a CDS encoding DsrE family protein → MVRTVKALGIRAPNAGILIGNVLKNQDVPGEEVRFIISQGSEPGLDAIARKYGYSMEVTRFGNDLEIRMVPAGKTLEEIDVTGETCPGPVILAGERLSCLGVGERLKVKSASADTIADVSAAVTASGSRILGEGTEGDRHFILVEKGEKHAIAGEAAALANRDRVLVSQSNGIGNAERAYATFIFSKVALAMGKKVTIFLLMDGVGIARNGNARGVKHPAFPPLDQLMDEVMKAGATIYACELSASFRKIGQADLVPGVKLAGAATYLQLLSDPANAIVNF, encoded by the coding sequence ATGGTAAGGACCGTCAAGGCCCTGGGCATCAGGGCCCCGAATGCTGGAATTCTCATCGGAAATGTCTTGAAAAACCAGGACGTTCCCGGTGAAGAGGTGAGGTTCATCATAAGCCAGGGATCTGAACCCGGCCTGGACGCCATTGCGCGGAAGTACGGGTACTCGATGGAAGTGACCAGGTTCGGGAACGATCTTGAGATCCGGATGGTGCCTGCCGGAAAGACCTTAGAAGAGATCGATGTCACCGGGGAGACCTGCCCCGGGCCGGTCATCCTTGCGGGCGAGCGTCTCTCCTGCCTTGGTGTCGGGGAGCGGCTGAAAGTAAAAAGCGCCAGTGCCGATACGATTGCCGATGTCTCCGCTGCCGTCACCGCATCCGGCTCCCGGATCCTGGGTGAAGGAACTGAAGGAGACCGGCACTTCATCCTCGTGGAAAAAGGGGAGAAACATGCGATTGCGGGTGAAGCTGCGGCTCTCGCGAACCGGGACCGGGTCCTCGTCTCCCAGAGCAACGGGATCGGGAATGCCGAACGGGCGTATGCGACCTTCATCTTCTCGAAAGTCGCGCTTGCCATGGGCAAGAAGGTGACCATCTTCCTTCTCATGGACGGCGTGGGAATTGCGCGGAACGGGAATGCCAGAGGCGTAAAGCACCCGGCGTTTCCGCCGCTCGACCAGCTGATGGACGAAGTGATGAAAGCAGGTGCAACGATCTATGCCTGCGAACTCTCGGCCTCGTTCCGGAAAATCGGGCAGGCGGATCTCGTACCCGGGGTAAAACTGGCGGGGGCTGCGACCTATCTCCAGCTCCTGAGCGATCCCGCGAATGCAATCGTGAATTTCTGA
- a CDS encoding nucleotidyltransferase domain-containing protein translates to MHRIIEQNIDGIMRICTRHRVRRLAVFGSVTDDRFDADKSDLDLLVEFETMPPAEHADQFFGLAEDLEHLFNRPVDLVEQEAVHNPYFRKSLEETQVEIYAAA, encoded by the coding sequence ATGCACCGCATCATTGAGCAGAACATAGACGGGATTATGAGAATATGTACCCGCCACCGGGTCCGCCGACTTGCAGTGTTTGGTTCCGTGACTGACGACCGGTTCGATGCTGACAAAAGCGATCTCGACCTGCTTGTTGAATTTGAAACAATGCCTCCTGCGGAGCATGCAGACCAGTTCTTCGGGCTTGCTGAAGATCTCGAACACCTGTTCAACCGTCCTGTTGATCTTGTCGAGCAGGAAGCCGTGCACAATCCGTATTTCCGTAAATCCCTGGAAGAGACACAGGTTGAGATTTATGCTGCGGCATGA
- a CDS encoding GAF domain-containing protein: MSLPQTGSLTDTEQLIVSYLDSNPSEEGMLDKIAMGTGKSRATVLKYLGTLHAKGILGYRIIGRNKLWMVKQAPVQADRAHEPEPLNETLALASKAFEVHAALLRRAELETLLDTPENIIFSILEDSTIVFRNRLAESLFFGALTFRELLRPEEAAYLQMNLVAGKPGSPVSLELGLREQTGILRRYLVSFVFPGPGEPAGCIAVVGEDLAGRKRSKRDLASLLYIIRAAGTTRTEADLLRVAMKGIKEKLVPARFGAVFLEEMRIAYADRPIPDPELPPVALLVSRCQNSLATIAIGKDDPAFPGLAVLAGDRGVTGAIAVPVIDGEQASGAILLLTGTEISATDIGNVEIVADEIASILRMQRLDRERSEYINTLLALNRLSGILNEERDEEALLSQAIGSVMDSLGFEMGCVYLKDEKDDMIPRVQKNMPENLRKMCVSGIFDTLFERAFAEKTVLYLTPDLPEYAGLDPAVRKSSVRTLLIIPIRIGDSVEGLLNMGSRAEKQYLPVSLENIASLGLQLGTALERSRLARALESRKGKNTPGSR; encoded by the coding sequence ATGTCGTTGCCGCAGACCGGATCCCTGACCGATACCGAACAGCTGATAGTCTCCTATCTCGATTCAAACCCCTCCGAGGAGGGGATGCTCGACAAGATAGCCATGGGAACCGGCAAAAGCCGGGCAACGGTACTCAAATATCTCGGGACCCTCCATGCAAAAGGGATTCTCGGTTACCGGATTATCGGCAGGAACAAGCTCTGGATGGTGAAGCAGGCCCCGGTACAGGCTGATCGGGCCCATGAACCGGAACCGTTGAACGAGACTCTTGCACTTGCCTCAAAGGCGTTTGAGGTGCATGCCGCCCTGCTGCGCCGGGCCGAACTCGAAACCCTGCTCGATACCCCCGAGAACATCATCTTTTCCATCCTTGAAGACTCGACGATTGTTTTCCGGAACCGCCTTGCCGAATCGCTCTTTTTCGGTGCCCTGACCTTCCGGGAACTCCTGCGTCCCGAAGAGGCCGCATACCTGCAGATGAACCTGGTTGCAGGAAAACCCGGATCCCCCGTCTCGCTTGAGCTCGGTCTCCGGGAGCAGACCGGCATCCTGCGCAGGTACCTGGTCAGTTTCGTCTTTCCGGGTCCGGGGGAACCGGCCGGGTGCATCGCTGTTGTCGGGGAAGACCTTGCAGGCCGGAAACGCTCGAAGCGCGATCTCGCCTCGCTCCTGTACATCATACGGGCAGCCGGGACAACCCGGACCGAAGCGGATCTTCTCCGGGTGGCGATGAAAGGCATCAAGGAAAAACTGGTTCCCGCCCGTTTCGGTGCCGTGTTTCTCGAAGAGATGAGGATTGCCTATGCCGACCGGCCGATTCCGGATCCGGAACTGCCGCCGGTTGCATTGCTGGTCAGCCGCTGCCAGAATTCTCTTGCAACAATTGCTATCGGGAAGGATGACCCGGCCTTTCCCGGTCTTGCAGTCCTTGCAGGGGACCGGGGAGTTACCGGTGCGATTGCCGTCCCGGTTATCGACGGGGAACAGGCTTCCGGTGCCATACTCCTCCTCACGGGCACAGAGATCTCGGCAACCGATATCGGCAATGTCGAGATCGTTGCCGACGAGATTGCAAGCATTCTCAGGATGCAGCGCCTTGACCGGGAGAGGAGCGAGTACATCAACACGCTCCTTGCCCTGAACCGGCTCTCGGGAATCCTGAATGAGGAACGGGACGAGGAAGCGCTCCTGTCGCAGGCCATCGGATCCGTTATGGACTCGCTCGGGTTCGAGATGGGATGCGTATACCTGAAAGATGAGAAGGACGATATGATCCCCCGGGTCCAGAAAAATATGCCGGAGAACCTGAGGAAGATGTGTGTTTCGGGAATTTTCGACACCCTCTTCGAGCGGGCGTTTGCCGAAAAGACGGTTCTTTACCTGACACCGGATCTTCCGGAATATGCCGGGCTTGATCCGGCTGTCAGGAAGAGCAGTGTCCGCACACTCCTCATCATCCCCATCCGGATCGGGGATTCCGTGGAGGGTCTCCTGAACATGGGGAGCAGGGCGGAGAAGCAGTACCTCCCGGTCAGCCTTGAGAATATCGCATCGCTCGGCCTCCAGCTGGGTACAGCCCTGGAGCGGTCCCGCCTGGCCCGGGCCCTCGAGAGCCGGAAAGGAAAAAACACGCCCGGCTCGCGGTGA
- a CDS encoding C45 family peptidase, translating into MKLLAVLIVLCMLTGPAAALALPNAGSFSRPAVTGLEPVATFEGGQRFAAGDYPVIVLSGSYRQMGRQYGGLMKNELNEEYAFLLDALTRRGYTQQDVRAIGRDATAFFPERVKEIFLGMSETSGLTPDDIAVLYYGGALYLSAAPVPLSCSYLAAWGNYTTDGSVVVSRNWDLDDHVLPFTRWYVLAVYRPTDGSNGVATWGPAGMRPETLMNSKGLFIADDNSGLDDSYNAEDNRPDLIMEFFRFMLDYSDVKGLDAGIRGANANLPWIVDVAGPDTAYVYEKMTNKTRQRNGSGVVAAANHFADPAWNFTAAPPGHSITRQNNLLRQAGEAKGSIDAQKMMQIRDVCLENGGATFCHSELFGEKYSSNHQVVFLPASRVLWMKTMEKDWQKVELVPLFG; encoded by the coding sequence ATGAAACTCCTCGCCGTACTTATTGTGCTCTGCATGCTCACCGGTCCCGCTGCTGCACTCGCTCTTCCCAATGCGGGATCCTTCTCCCGGCCGGCGGTCACGGGCCTTGAACCCGTTGCCACGTTCGAAGGCGGGCAGCGGTTTGCTGCAGGCGATTACCCGGTCATCGTCCTCTCCGGTTCCTACCGGCAGATGGGCCGGCAGTACGGCGGCCTGATGAAAAACGAGCTGAACGAGGAGTACGCGTTCCTGCTCGACGCCCTCACCCGGCGGGGATATACGCAGCAGGATGTGCGGGCGATCGGACGGGATGCAACGGCATTTTTTCCCGAGCGCGTAAAAGAGATCTTTCTGGGCATGTCCGAGACCTCGGGTCTCACGCCCGATGATATCGCGGTCCTCTATTACGGAGGAGCACTCTACCTCAGTGCGGCTCCCGTCCCGCTCTCCTGCTCGTACCTTGCTGCATGGGGGAACTACACAACGGACGGCTCCGTTGTGGTCTCCCGCAACTGGGACTTAGACGATCATGTATTGCCGTTCACCAGGTGGTACGTCCTTGCCGTGTACCGCCCGACCGATGGCAGCAACGGCGTTGCAACCTGGGGGCCAGCGGGGATGCGGCCCGAGACCCTCATGAACAGCAAAGGGCTTTTCATAGCGGATGACAACTCGGGTCTTGACGACAGTTATAATGCGGAAGATAACCGCCCTGACCTCATCATGGAATTCTTCCGGTTCATGCTCGATTACTCGGATGTAAAAGGACTTGACGCCGGGATCCGGGGGGCAAACGCGAATCTTCCCTGGATCGTGGATGTTGCAGGACCGGACACCGCGTATGTGTACGAGAAGATGACCAACAAAACCCGGCAGAGAAATGGCAGCGGGGTTGTTGCAGCAGCCAACCACTTCGCCGACCCGGCCTGGAATTTTACCGCAGCTCCCCCCGGGCACTCGATCACCCGGCAGAATAATCTCCTCCGGCAGGCAGGCGAGGCCAAAGGATCGATCGATGCACAGAAGATGATGCAGATCCGCGATGTCTGCCTGGAGAACGGCGGGGCAACGTTCTGCCATTCGGAACTCTTTGGCGAGAAATATTCCTCCAACCACCAGGTCGTTTTCCTGCCGGCGTCCCGGGTGCTCTGGATGAAGACCATGGAAAAGGACTGGCAGAAAGTCGAGCTGGTTCCCCTTTTCGGCTGA
- a CDS encoding nucleotidyltransferase family protein → MTSRDDILKTLAHISPELRNKFKIKRIGLFGSYARQEQRPDSDIDLLVDFSEDADLFDLAELKFFLEDLLCHRVDIVPERALREELRQSVHADVSYV, encoded by the coding sequence ATGACATCACGGGACGATATTCTGAAAACGCTTGCCCACATCTCCCCCGAGCTCAGGAATAAGTTTAAGATCAAAAGGATCGGACTCTTTGGATCTTACGCCCGGCAGGAGCAGCGTCCGGACAGTGACATCGATCTACTCGTGGATTTCTCTGAAGATGCAGACCTTTTCGATCTTGCAGAGCTTAAATTCTTCTTAGAAGATTTGCTTTGCCACCGCGTTGATATCGTGCCGGAACGTGCACTACGGGAAGAGCTGCGACAATCAGTTCATGCTGATGTGAGTTATGTATGA
- a CDS encoding type II CAAX endopeptidase family protein, which produces MTKELPDRRTVKKELIVFLVLTFGATYLLELAGIAMYGSGILANKLVLIPMYIPAVAAILCMVYFTSPALTREAKIFLASFLIASAVSLVEGLYQPLLGTIGPLPLCTVGVSVAAFLVVVIQNLNKPWRVNLSPARLSFGKNYRYYLCISVIFAALFILGLLISYYAGLALPAREFNPGMFLTFMGIYLLTFFAAWPKYFGEEYGWRFYLQDRMFALFGGYKGVILVGLIWGLWHLPLSLVGMNFPANLVAGNLVYLVYAIVVGIIFSYAVLKTSSIWIAVLLHAIADSLVVVGYPYLANGQILVAFLPLLVLLGVFAAVLLRSKIWIEECPVPASP; this is translated from the coding sequence ATGACAAAAGAACTGCCGGACCGGAGAACGGTGAAAAAGGAACTGATCGTGTTCCTGGTTCTCACCTTTGGAGCAACGTATCTTCTTGAACTTGCCGGCATCGCGATGTATGGCTCCGGGATACTGGCCAACAAGCTGGTACTCATCCCGATGTACATCCCGGCCGTCGCCGCAATCCTCTGCATGGTGTACTTCACCTCCCCGGCCCTGACCCGGGAGGCCAAGATCTTTCTTGCATCGTTTTTGATAGCATCGGCAGTTTCCCTGGTGGAGGGATTGTACCAGCCCCTCCTCGGGACGATCGGGCCCCTGCCCCTCTGCACCGTGGGGGTCTCGGTTGCTGCGTTCCTGGTGGTTGTTATCCAGAACCTGAACAAACCCTGGCGGGTGAACCTTTCCCCTGCCCGGTTATCCTTTGGGAAAAATTACCGGTACTACCTGTGTATATCGGTGATCTTCGCGGCCCTTTTCATCCTGGGGCTGCTCATCAGTTATTATGCCGGTCTCGCCCTTCCGGCCCGGGAATTCAATCCGGGAATGTTTCTCACGTTCATGGGGATCTACCTCCTCACGTTCTTTGCAGCCTGGCCGAAGTACTTCGGGGAGGAATACGGCTGGCGGTTTTATCTCCAGGACCGCATGTTCGCACTCTTCGGCGGGTACAAGGGAGTGATCCTCGTGGGTCTTATCTGGGGATTATGGCACCTGCCGCTCAGCCTTGTCGGGATGAATTTTCCCGCAAACCTCGTTGCGGGGAACCTGGTCTATCTCGTGTACGCGATCGTGGTCGGGATCATCTTCAGCTACGCGGTCTTAAAGACCTCAAGTATCTGGATCGCGGTCCTGCTCCACGCGATCGCCGACTCCCTCGTGGTGGTGGGCTATCCCTATCTTGCAAACGGACAGATCCTTGTGGCATTCCTGCCGCTCCTGGTGCTCCTTGGGGTGTTTGCTGCAGTACTCCTGCGGTCGAAGATCTGGATCGAAGAGTGCCCGGTACCGGCATCCCCGTGA
- a CDS encoding PD-(D/E)XK nuclease family protein: MAELDPFFFSINTWSFTRHRVWNRCQRQYYFEYIAQYVRSAPVVPPEKIRWLKNFTSKFVVQGSLIHDIIDRQIQLHCENKPMDLMEAMNSFSKKVSRFRDTGGETFAEYHNGEKIQNAFFAAIDANGKTCLQTFFGKWPGYQTRECLRHEQFDHFRIGDVGVTVKVDFVGKMPDETLVLTDWKTGRDDDGYESELQMAAYVLWAKEYYRKSADEISTELVFLKTGGTKTYAFYEDQLCEMQELILREYAAMNASYEYGDFPANPSQRECLSCRFAEVCPDRKAGCVSRT, encoded by the coding sequence ATGGCAGAGCTGGATCCGTTTTTCTTCTCCATCAATACCTGGTCCTTCACCCGACACCGGGTCTGGAACCGGTGCCAGCGCCAGTATTATTTCGAGTACATTGCCCAATACGTAAGATCCGCCCCTGTAGTCCCTCCCGAAAAAATCCGGTGGCTCAAGAATTTCACCTCAAAATTCGTTGTCCAGGGCTCTCTCATCCACGACATCATCGACCGGCAGATCCAGCTCCATTGCGAGAACAAGCCGATGGATCTTATGGAGGCGATGAACTCGTTTTCAAAGAAGGTTTCAAGGTTCAGGGATACCGGCGGCGAGACTTTCGCCGAGTACCACAATGGCGAGAAGATCCAAAATGCCTTTTTTGCCGCCATCGATGCGAACGGGAAGACCTGCCTCCAGACCTTCTTCGGGAAGTGGCCGGGCTACCAGACACGCGAATGCCTCCGGCACGAGCAGTTCGATCATTTCCGGATCGGGGATGTGGGGGTAACGGTGAAGGTGGATTTTGTCGGGAAGATGCCGGACGAAACGCTCGTCCTCACCGACTGGAAGACCGGCCGGGACGATGACGGGTACGAGTCGGAACTCCAGATGGCTGCCTATGTTCTCTGGGCAAAGGAGTATTACAGGAAAAGTGCCGACGAGATCAGCACCGAGCTTGTCTTCCTGAAGACCGGCGGGACGAAGACCTATGCGTTCTATGAAGATCAGCTATGCGAGATGCAGGAGTTGATCCTTCGGGAGTATGCGGCGATGAATGCTTCGTACGAATACGGGGATTTCCCGGCGAACCCGTCGCAGCGGGAGTGCCTGAGCTGCAGGTTTGCGGAGGTTTGTCCGGACAGAAAGGCGGGTTGTGTCTCGAGAACGTAG
- a CDS encoding DUF86 domain-containing protein: MRNVSIYIGDMIDAMEKIELFTSGLSFEEFQSDEKTISAVRDKLIIIGEAAKMIPDEIRKTHPEISWRDMAGMRDILIHAYFRTDVAMIYKTSKNRIPQQIRLLKKIVDGINR, translated from the coding sequence ATGAGAAATGTTTCAATCTACATCGGGGATATGATCGATGCAATGGAAAAGATTGAATTATTTACGTCCGGTTTATCTTTTGAAGAATTCCAGTCCGATGAAAAAACTATCAGTGCTGTCCGGGACAAACTGATCATTATCGGGGAGGCGGCAAAAATGATTCCCGATGAGATCCGAAAAACCCATCCGGAAATTTCCTGGCGGGACATGGCAGGAATGCGGGATATTCTTATTCATGCTTATTTCAGGACAGATGTTGCCATGATCTATAAAACCAGTAAAAACCGGATTCCTCAACAAATACGGTTACTCAAAAAAATCGTGGATGGAATCAACCGGTAA
- a CDS encoding carboxylesterase family protein gives MQNIGRNGYILVICLVITGFLFLAACAQKAPDTTVVKTGAGYVSGINQDGMRVYHGIPFAAPPVGDLRWRPPAPVQPWEGIKQAKEYSATCPQAKNENALSSPGSVPLNMSEDCLYLNVWTPAKSADEKLPVMVFFYGGGFTSVAGSMPAYNGTTLAEKGVIVVTPNYRLGALGFLAHPQLDRESPYNVSGNYGILDQQAALAWVQNNIAAFGGDPSRVTIFGQSAGGESNYVHLVSPLSRGLYRQAIVESGPFWSHGAIINATHSKEYAESFGTEYAQSLGYTGPDAIVRMRTLSPETLINATPSSPSSFWSTHTVMFEPNVDGRVLPDTLDNLFLNHKENPVPLMVGNNAGDGTTLGANANMTPAEYRSFLKSRFGSDADLVLAKYPANSTAEVQLRLTEIMENEDFISSVKFAAGSMGDISPDTYMYRYSYIIPGQPDGAFHGSETILLFGVPGLDPDPAVADNVVDLWTRFAKTGNPNGGMNITWPNYTRAKGQYLDINITSSVAGP, from the coding sequence ATGCAGAACATTGGACGTAACGGGTACATTCTGGTTATCTGCCTGGTAATTACAGGATTTTTATTTCTTGCAGCTTGTGCCCAGAAGGCTCCGGATACTACGGTGGTAAAGACCGGTGCCGGGTATGTATCGGGAATAAACCAGGATGGCATGCGGGTATACCACGGGATCCCGTTTGCTGCACCGCCGGTCGGGGACCTGCGGTGGAGACCTCCGGCACCGGTTCAGCCGTGGGAGGGAATAAAACAGGCAAAGGAGTATTCGGCAACCTGCCCGCAGGCAAAAAACGAAAACGCACTCTCGTCCCCGGGTTCCGTGCCCCTGAACATGAGCGAGGACTGCCTGTATCTCAATGTCTGGACCCCGGCAAAGAGCGCCGATGAGAAACTCCCGGTCATGGTCTTTTTCTATGGCGGGGGATTCACAAGCGTAGCCGGCTCCATGCCGGCCTATAACGGGACAACCCTTGCAGAGAAAGGCGTCATCGTTGTCACGCCGAACTACCGGCTCGGCGCCCTCGGTTTCCTTGCCCACCCGCAGCTGGACCGCGAGTCCCCGTACAATGTCTCGGGCAATTACGGGATCCTCGACCAGCAGGCCGCCCTGGCATGGGTACAGAATAACATTGCTGCGTTTGGCGGCGACCCGTCACGGGTGACGATCTTCGGCCAGTCGGCCGGGGGCGAGAGCAACTATGTCCACCTTGTCTCGCCCCTGAGCCGGGGGCTGTACCGGCAGGCGATTGTCGAGAGCGGCCCCTTCTGGTCGCACGGGGCGATCATCAATGCCACGCACTCCAAGGAATATGCCGAGTCGTTCGGGACAGAGTATGCACAAAGCCTCGGGTACACCGGCCCGGATGCCATTGTACGGATGAGAACCCTGAGTCCTGAGACCCTGATCAATGCAACGCCCTCGTCCCCGTCCTCGTTCTGGAGCACCCACACCGTGATGTTCGAACCAAACGTGGACGGGAGGGTCCTGCCTGACACCCTCGACAATCTCTTCCTCAATCATAAGGAGAACCCGGTCCCGCTGATGGTAGGGAACAATGCGGGTGACGGGACAACGCTTGGAGCAAACGCCAACATGACCCCGGCGGAGTACCGGTCCTTCCTGAAGAGCCGGTTCGGGAGCGATGCGGATCTCGTTCTTGCGAAGTACCCGGCCAATTCCACTGCCGAAGTCCAGCTCCGGCTTACTGAGATCATGGAAAACGAGGATTTCATCAGCTCGGTGAAGTTTGCGGCCGGCTCGATGGGCGACATCAGCCCGGACACGTACATGTACCGGTACTCCTATATCATCCCCGGCCAGCCGGATGGAGCGTTCCATGGCAGCGAGACTATCCTGTTGTTCGGGGTTCCCGGTCTCGACCCGGACCCGGCCGTTGCCGATAATGTCGTGGATCTCTGGACCCGGTTTGCAAAGACCGGCAACCCGAACGGCGGGATGAACATAACCTGGCCGAACTACACGCGGGCAAAGGGGCAGTATCTCGATATCAATATCACCTCCAGCGTGGCAGGCCCGTAA